GCCAGTTTCACACCACGCTCCTTGAGGATTTTCACTCTGGCCGAGCGGTCTGTGTAATGAGTATGCAATAATCGATGCGCCATATGTGAATTGGGATGATCCAGAAACTCAGTGTAAAGTTGTTTTACACTAGGATTGTCCTGAGATTTGCGGAACTTCATCTCTTTGTCGTGCTTGTAGATCGAACCAAGTCTGTCGGTGAGATAGGATTGGACTTTTTCCGCTGCAGCCTTGGCTTCCGAGTAAGCTGATCTTGCGAATCCCAATCCTGATACAAAAAGCCCCGTAGCAAGACCGGTAATTTGCACAAATCGACGCCTTGTGAATCTTTCCATGATTATGCGTCCTCCTCTGCCTACGCTCTCTTGAATCCGTTGAATCGATTGAATACCATTCTCAAGTGTTTCATGATGCTGGACTGCAGAGTTCCAGGAGGAAGAGGTTGTCCGCCTCCGTTCACACAGCCTCCCGGACAAGTCATCACTTCGATGAAATGGTAGGGAGACTTTTTGGCTCTGATTGCATCACACACCGGCTTGGCGTTGGCCAATCCCCAGATGACAGCGACTTTCACGTCAGTGTCGCCCACCTTGATTGTGGCTTCCTTGAAGTTTTTCTCACCCCGAACTGCCGTGAAATCGACCTTGTCGAGCTTCTTCTTGGTCACAACCTCATACGCGTACCGAAGGGCAGCCTCCATAACGCCTCCGGATGCGGCAAATATGGTTCCCGCTCCAGTGGAGGTCCCGAGCACAGCGTCCGCTTCCTGGTCAGGGAGGCTGTTAAAATCTATGCCCGCCTTCTTGATCATATACGCCAGTTCCCTTGTGGTAATGGTGGCGTCGATGTCACGGTAGCTGCTGGCAGCCAGTTCAGGTCTCAGTCCCTCGTACTTCTTGGCCACGCAAGGCATGATAGAAACGGTGTATATGTTCGCTGGAGAAGTATGCGTCTTTTCCGCCCCGTATGTCTTG
The sequence above is a segment of the Desulfomonile tiedjei DSM 6799 genome. Coding sequences within it:
- a CDS encoding iron hydrogenase small subunit; this translates as MERFTRRRFVQITGLATGLFVSGLGFARSAYSEAKAAAEKVQSYLTDRLGSIYKHDKEMKFRKSQDNPSVKQLYTEFLDHPNSHMAHRLLHTHYTDRSARVKILKERGVKLALYPEN